The following are encoded in a window of Camarhynchus parvulus chromosome 1A, STF_HiC, whole genome shotgun sequence genomic DNA:
- the FOXRED2 gene encoding FAD-dependent oxidoreductase domain-containing protein 2 — MAPAVCRTLLGLALYASGLCAVSGATFLYHDYCVIGAGPAGLQAAYFLQRAGRDYIVFERSHAPGSFFALYPRHRKLISINKQYTGKSNSEFNLRHDWNSLLSHDRRLLFRRYSRDFFPNADTMVRYLEDFASLLKLRVQYNTAIIHVTLEKNEQAWNGHYFLLTDQDRKNYKCSSLLVAAGTWVPNVVNFPGSEYVEGYETVSINPEDFTGQTVLILGRGNSAFETAENILGVTNFIHMVSRSRVRLSWATHYVGDLRAINNGLLDTYQLKSLDGLLEGDLEDLAIVKDKKGKLHITLRFYLENRNISAGIDSITLPQDELDNFATRAPYDRVIRCLGWKFDFSIYNRSLRMMPGKGNIKKYPQIKPSYESRGTRGLFVLGTASHSVDFRKSAGGFIHGFRYTTRAVHRLLENRHHGVPWPSTVHPITQLTNSIIKRVNEASGLYQMFSVLADIILLRENATAFEYLEEYPIGVLAELETQTGRKARSGLFVIIMEYGRNFSGADKDVFYYNRAVGEAQHAWQSNFLHPVIYYYKHLPTEREMRLRPPDWPLPRPNAIHHIVEDFLTDWTAPNAHILPLRRFLENCLGTDLRNFFAESCFLFAFTHQKLPPSCQQGYIRMQGLLGSQELRHHAVQAGLLQDYTHTDFLGDRPPESHHGSQEHLMRDHGIPLRPLQHLVNAKDEL, encoded by the exons ATGGCCCCGGCGGTCTGCCGGACgctcctggggctggccctgTACGCCAGCGGCCTGTGCGCGGTGAGTGGGGCCACGTTCCTCTACCACGACTACTGCGTCATcggggccgggcccgcggggTTGCAGGCGGCCTATTTCCTCCAGCGAGCTGGCCGGGACTATATCGTGTTTGAGCGGAGCCATGCTCCCGGCAGCTTCTTCGCGCTCTATCCTCGGCACCGCAAACTCATCAGCATCAACAAGCAGTACACGGGCAAGTCCAACAGCGAGTTCAACCTCCGCCACGACTGGAATTCTCTTCTCAGCCACGACCGGCGGCTGCTGTTCCGACGCTACTCTCGCGACTTCTTCCCCAACGCTGACACCATGGTGCGTTACCTGGAGGACTTTGCTTCCCTGCTGAAGCTGCGGGTTCAGTACAACACAGCCATCATCCATGTGACATTGGAGAAGAATGAGCAGGCCTGGAACGGCCATTATTTTCTCCTGACCGACCAGGACAGGAAGAACTACAAGTGCAG CTCTTTGTTGGTTGCTGCTGGGACGTGGGTTCCCAATGTGGTAAACTTCCCTGGCTCAGAGTATGTTGAGGGTTACGAGACTGTGTCCATCAACCCGGAGGACTTCACTGGCCAAACCGTGTTGATCTTGGGCCGAGGGAACTCGGCCTTCGAGACAGCAGAGAACATCCTGGGTGTCACGAATTTCATCCACATGGTGAGCCGCTCCCGCGTGCGCCTCTCCTGGGCCACTCACTACGTCGGGGATCTGAG AGCAATTAACAATGGCCTGCTGGACACCTACCAGCTGAAATCTCTGGATGGGCTTCTGGAGGGCGATCTGGAAGATCTGGCTATTGTTAAGGACAAAAAGGGAAAGCTGCACATCACTCTGCGGTTCTACTTGGAGAACAGGAACATCAGCGCAGGCATCGACTCCATCACCCTCCCTCAGGATGAACTGGACAATTTTGCCACCCGCGCACCTTACGACCGTGTCATCCGCTGCCTGGGCTGGAAGTTTGACTTCTCTATCTATAATAG ATCCCTGAGAATGATGCCAGGAAAAGGGAATATTAAGAAGTATCCTCAAATCAAACCCAGCTACGAGTCTAGAGGCACTCGGGGGCTCTTTGTTCTTGGCACTGCTAGCCATTCAGTTGACTTCAGGAAATCTGCTGGGGGCTTCATCCATGGATTCCGGTATACAA CTCGGGCAGTCCATCGCCTATTGGAAAACCGTCACCATGGTGTCCCCTGGCCATCCACAGTCCACCCTATTACACAGCTGACCAATTCCATCATCAAGAGGGTGAATGAGGCCTCAGGCCTCTACCAGATGTTCAGTGTCCTGGCTGACATCATACTGCTGAGAGA GAATGCCACAGCATTTGAATACCTGGAAGAGTACCCTATTGGAGTCCTGGCCGAGCTCGAAACACAGACGGGAAGAAAGGCTCGCAGTGGGCTCTTTGTCATCATCATGGAGTATGGGAGGAATTTCTCTGGGGCTGACAAGGATGTCTTCTACTACAACCGTGCTGTGGGAGAGGCGCAGCACGCCTGGCAGTCCAACTTTTTACACCCTGTTATTTACTATTACAAACACCTCCCAACAG AGCGTGAGATGAGACTCCGTCCCCCAGACTGGCCTCTGCCCCGGCCAAATGCCATCCATCACATTGTGGAGGACTTTCTGACAGACTGGACAGCCCCGAATGCTCACATCCTGCCGCTGAGGCGGTTTTTGGAGAACTGCCTCGGCACCGACCTGCGCAATTTCTTTGCAG AGTCCTGTTTCCTGTTTGCCTTCACCCATCAGAagctgcctccctcctgccagcagggATACATTCGaatgcaggggctgctggggagccaGGAGCTCCGGCATCACGCGGTacaggctgggctgctccaggattACACTCACACAGACTTCTTGGGTGACAGACCCCCTGAGAGCCACCATGGGTCACAGGAGCACTTGATGAGAGATCATGGGATACCACTTCGTCCTCTGCAGCATCTTGTTAATGCCAAGGATGAGCTTTAA